One Jaculus jaculus isolate mJacJac1 chromosome 4, mJacJac1.mat.Y.cur, whole genome shotgun sequence genomic window, CGCGTCGGACTGTTCAGTCACGCGGAGATCAAGGCTATCATTAAGAAGGCTTCTGATCTAGAATACAAGATACAGAGAAGAGCCCTTTTCAAGGAAGATTTCATTAATTATGTTCAATATGAAATTAACCTTTTGGAGCTGATCCAGAGAAGACGAGCACgcattaaatattcatttaagaaAGACGAGATTGAGCATTCTATTGTACACCGGGCACAAGGTATTTTTCGACGTGCTTCAACAAAGTGGAAAGATGATGTTCAACTTTGGCTATCTTATGTAGTGTTTTGTAAGAAATGGGCTACTAAAGCTCAACTTAGCAAAGTATTCTCTGCTATGCTGGCCATTCATTCAAACAAGCCAGCTTTGTGGATAATGGCAGCCAAATGGGAAAATGAGGATCGCCTGTCCTCAGAGAGTGCAAGGCAGCTCTTCCTTCCGGCTTTACGCTTTCACCCTGAGTGCCCAAAACTCTATCAAGAATACTTTCGCATGGAGCTGATGAATGCTGAGAAACTgagaaaggaaaagcaagaaTTTGAAAAAGCTGACATGGATATGGGGAATTTTGATCATTCTGAAGAAATCCTTAATGGCGAGTTTGCAAGGATCATCTATAAAAATTCTATAAGCAAAATTAAAGGTGCAGAATTTCATGTGTCACTTCTTTCAATTGCACAGCTGTTTGACTTTGCCAAAGATCTACAGAAAGAAATTTATGATGACCTTTAGGCCCTGCACACTGATGACCCTCTCACTTGGGATTACGTGGCACGGCGAGAACTGGAGATCAAGTCCCAAGCAGAAGAGAAGCCTCTGAGCAAACAAGCCAGAGCCGTGGAGCTGGGCCGGCGGGAGGAAAGGTGCTGTGCCCTGTATGAAGAGGCTGTGAAGACTCTGCCCACAGAGGCCATGTGGAAGTGTTACATCAACTTTTGCTTAGAGAGATTTTCTTAGAAGACTAGCAGTGTGCTTCTGAGAGGCCAGAGGCTGGAAAGAACCATGCTTGCATTCAGGAAGGCCCAGGAGTTCAAGTTCCTATCAGAAGTCCAGTGTAAGCGGTGGGTGGAGTTACTgctgcaccaggacttcttgagGGAAGCTTTGGAGGTGGCAGAAGCCGGGACTGAGCTGTTCAGAGGCTCTGTGACGATGTGGCAGATGAAGCTGCAGGTGCTGATCCACTCAGAGAGCCCTGATGTGGCCATGCTTTTTGAAGAAGCTTTTGCACACCTCAAACCCCAGGTTTCTCTGCCTTTGTGGGTTTCCTGGGCAGAGTGGAGTGAAGGTGCTAGAAGCCAGGACACTGAAGAAGTCTTTAAGAAAGCCATTTTAGCTGTCACAGGTGCCGATTCAAGAACTTTGAAGGAAAAATACCTGGATCGGGCTTATCGAAGTGGTGGCTATAAGAAGGCCAGAGCTGTGTTTAAAAGTTTACAGGAAAGGCGTCcattttcagttgatttttttaGGAAAATGATGCAGATTGAAAAGGAACAAGAATCCTGCAAGATGGTGAACTTAAGAGAATATTATGAGAGGGCTTTGAGAGAGTTTGGATCTACAGATTCTGATCTTTGGATGGATTACATCAAAGAAGAGCTGAACCATCCCCTTGGTAGACCTGAGAACTGCGGACAGATCTATTGGCGAGCCATGAAAATGTTGCAGGGGCAGTCAGCAGAGCTGTTTGTAGCTAAACATGCTATGCATCAGGCTGGCCACTAGTGAAGAGTATGACCAACTCTGTGACATTGTCTCACATGCCTTTTTGGGCAGATTTGTATTAAAAGTCATTGTGTAAactgctaaaaaaataaataaataaataaataattttaaaaaagaaaataaaggaaaaaagatttaaaaagaaaaaacaaggagggctggagagatggctcagtggttaaaggcacttgcttgcaaagcctgatgacctgagtttgtttccccagtacccaagtaaagccagatacacaaattggcgcttgcatctggaattcatatgcagtggtgcactcattctcattctttccctttctctctctcacaaaatatgttttttttaaatattttttttctacatttttatttatttatttgagagcgacagacacagagagaaagacagatagggggagagagaatgggcgcgccagggcttccagcctctgcaaacgaactccagacgcgtgcgcccccttgtgcatctggctaacatgggacctggggaaccgagcctcgaaccggggtccttaggcttcacaggcaagcgcttaactgctaagccatctctccagcccaaaatatgttttttaaaatcttttgtttattatttatttgagagagtcagacagagagagaaagaggcagagagagagagaaagagagagagaaagagagaaagagagagagagaaggagagagagagagagagagaatgggcgcgccagggcctccagccactgcaaacgaactccagatgtgtgcacccccttgtgcatctggctaacgtgggtcctggggaattgagcctcgaaccggggttcttaggcttcacaggcaagtgcttaactgctaagccatctctccagcccataaaatatatttaaaaaaatcgaAAAAGCACCAAAAACTAGCTTGAAGTACAGGCATATTCTTTTCTTATTGCAGCACAGTGGGAACGTCTGGACTTCCACTCACCATAGCCGTGCTTAGAGTtcaaagcaaaaatttaaaaacttcacTGTGGTCATTTCTAGTTAGTAAGTTATACTGTTTTGAGCCAGTTCTACACTTAGCAAGCAGCACCATCCACAGAGGGTGGAGGTGGAGTGACCCTATTGTTCTTGGTTTCCTTTCTTTGTCCACTCCCAGTCACCTTAAGTCATCCTGCTACTGCTTTCTGAACTCTAAAAAAGGCCTGGGCTTTCCCCAGCTGCCAGGTAGTATATGACAAATACCATGGCTCCCCTGTTTTAAAACTTTCCTTTCCCCCAAAAGAGCAATTCTGTAGTCCCTGAGGACTTCTCCAACTAATACTAAACACAGGGATTAAAGCgggaaaaaaaagctggggggtggggtgggagggtttagagagatggctttgcggttaaggcgtttgcctgcaaagccaagggacccaggtttgagtccccaggaccatgtaagccagatgcaaaagagggtgcatgcatttggagttcatttgcagtggttggaggccctggtgtgcccattctctctttctctctctctgtcaaataaataaataaagtacatatttaaaaaaaaaaaaaaacagagaaaaggatTCACACATagtgtgtgttttctgttttattttcactaagtttattttaaattttatttgtttatttgcaagtagagagatacagaGTCAAATATTTTAGATTcattttgattaatttatttatgaaagaaggaaatagggagagaaagagagcaagaatgggcaggcctgggcctctagccactgcaaatgaactctagatgcatgctgtCACCATgggtatctggcttcatgtgggtactggggaatggaacctgggtcctttggttttgcaggtaagagccttaaccactaagctgtctctccagcccaattgcgtTTCTTATAATAATGTGTTGTTATTTTTGCATCGTGGTTTATTTCATTGCTTGAGTTTTCTATCAGCTGCttgcctgcctccttccttccttccttccttccttccttccttccttccttccttccttcctttcttccttccttcctttttctttcttcttttattttgttttcttgaagtagggtatcaggctgacctggaactcagtctgtagctcacagtgatccccctaacctttgcctcctgaactgtcattaaaggtatgcgctaccTTCAGAGTACATCTTcagctgtattctttttttttttttaaccattgaaACTGTATTTTCAGAGGCATCAatcttttcatttacttatttgacagacaaagagggagagggggagagagagagagacagagagagagagaatgggcacaccagggcctccagccattgcaaacgaactccagatgcgagcgcccccttgtgtgtctggctaacgtggatcctggagaatcaaacctgggtcctttggctttgcagacaaatgccttaaccactaagccatctctccagtccttcagcAGTATTGTTAGATGAGTAAATCAGAAGTTAAATCTTCAGGGAAGGAGCTCAGGTGCTAGATATGGCTTCTCTATTACTCCAGAGTAGGTATGAGTGACACAAGCTGGTGGATATGCTTCCTATGCAAATGTCCTTG contains:
- the LOC123460137 gene encoding U3 small nucleolar RNA-associated protein 6 homolog, producing the protein MAEIIQERIEDRIPELEQLERVGLFSHAEIKAIIKKASDLEYKIQRRALFKEDFINYVQYEINLLELIQRRRARIKYSFKKDEIEHSIVHRAQGIFRRASTKWKDDVQLWLSYVVFCKKWATKAQLSKVFSAMLAIHSNKPALWIMAAKWENEDRLSSESARQLFLPALRFHPECPKLYQEYFRMELMNAEKLRKEKQEFEKADMDMGNFDHSEEILNGEFARIIYKNSISKIKGAEFHVSLLSIAQLFDFAKDLQKEIYDDL